In Pseudomonas flavescens, the sequence TCTCCGACAAGAGGGGTGTCGTGCCGGTGATCATGGTGTTCACCGACAGCCAGGGCGAAACCCACAAGATGCGTTTCCTCGAGTGGGGCGGCCGCTACGACGGCTGACCGGTCGCGGCGCTGCGGCTCCCCCGCAGCGCGCCACCGCGCAGGTCAGACCTGCCTGTAAGGCAGCATCTCGCGCGCCTGCTCAGCGTAGGCCAGCACGCCCTCCCGCTCTTCCTGCAGAAACCCCGCCACCGCATCACGTAGCCCGTCGTGCACCAGGTAGTGCCAGGAATGGGTGATGACCGGCTCGAAGCCGCGAATCAGCTTGTGCTCTCCCTGAGCGCCCGCATCGAAGCGCTGCAGACCCAGCTCGATCGCCTGCTCCATGCCCTGATAGAAACAGGTCTCGAAGTGCAGCCGATCGAACTCGGCCAGGCAACCCCAGTAGCGGCCATACACGCTGTCGCCACCGAGCAGGCTGAACGCCATGGCCACCGGCTGTGCACCACGACAGGCCAGTACCACGCGAATGGCCTCGGGCATACGCTCGGCCAGCAGGCTGAAGAAGGCCCGGGTCAGGTAAGGTGCCTGACCGCGTACATGGTAGGTATTGGCATAGCAGTGATAGACGAAGTCCCACTGCGCCTCGCTCAACTGCTGCCCTTCGCACCACTCGAAATGGATGCCCTGCCCCGCCACCTGCTCGCGCTCCTTGCGCATCTGCTTGCGTTTGCGTGAGCTGAGGGTGTCGAGAAAATCCTGAAAATCCCGGTAGCCGCGGTTATGCCAGTGAAACTGACAGCCCAGGCGCTGCAGCCAGCCATCACGTCCTTGCAGCACCTCGTCGCCAGCGGTGTCGGTGAAATTCACGTGCAAGCTGGACAGCCCCTGTTCCTGCAGAGACGCGGTCACGGCGTCGAGCAACTGCCCAGCCGACTCGGCCGTCCCCAGCAGACGCTGGCCGGTCACCGGCGAAAACGGAATGGCACCCAGCAACTTGGGGTAATAGGCGATACCAGCTCGACGGCAGGCATCTGCCCAGCCGTGATCGAACACGTACTCGCCGGAAGAGTGGTATTTGACGTAGGCCGGTAGCGCCGCCAGCGGCTTGCCGTCGGCACCGAGCAGCACCTGGTGAGCAGCCTGCCAACCGCTGCGGCCACCGACGCTGCCGCTGTCTTCCAGCGAGGCAAGAAAGGCGTGACGCAGAAACGGCTGGGGCCCGCTGAGCAGGCCGTCCCAGGTGGCGGCGTCGAGTTCGTTGAGGGCGTGCAGGCTGTAGACAGGCATCGGCAATATCCGCGGGCAATCAGCGCACACTATATCGCCAAGCGCCGTGTAGATCCGACCGCCCATAAAAAACCCCGCACGAGGCGGGGTTCAAAGGAGCACCACGTTGAAACGTATTGCTTAGAACGCGTACTGGGCGCGCAGAACGATGCCGTCACCGCTGTCATCGTTGGCTGCTACGGAGTTGACCTGGTTGTCGGCCTTGGCCTTGACGTAAGTGGCGCTGACTTTCACCGCTTCGTTGGCGTACCAGTTCACACCCAGGTTGTGCACCTTGCCGGTCACGTCGTCGGTCGGATCGATACCCACGGTATCGTCTTCAACCGCGATGTGGTCGTAGCGATAGAACAGTTCCCAGGCGCCGATGGACTTGTTGGCCGGCTTGATCGAATCGAACTTGCCGAGTTTGTAGGCACGCGCTTCACCGGTCAGGGTGTAAGCGACCTGGCCGTAGTAACCCTTGGCCTTGATGTCTTCACGGTTGGCTGCATCGGCTTTCATCTTGCGGGTGATGTACTCACCCTGGATGGACAGAGGCCCCATTGCCCAGGCTGCTTCCAGACCCAGTGCACGGTCGGTGTCGTAGGAACCGGCCGGCAGGTTGTTGGCACCACCCAGCAGCAGACGGTTACCGTTGGTACCAGCATCCTGGCCACCGTCGGTGCTCACGCCACGCATGCCCAGACGGCTGCGAATACGGCCATCGAACGCGGTGTCGGAAAGGTCACGCTGGGCGAAGTTGAAACCCAGGTGCAGCACGTTGCCAGCCTCATGCAGCGGGGCGAATACGCCGCGCAGGTTGAACTGCTTGGTGCTGTCGCCGTCTTCGTCAGCGTTGGTCGCGTCTTTGGCGAACAGACCAGCGGAACCGTAGATCGAATCACCAGCGGTACCCGAAACCTGGATGCCCAGACCACCGTTGTGGCTGTTGGCCCAGTCGGCCAGTTCGTAGGCAGCGGTACGCTCGGGAGCGGTCACCCACTTGGAGCTGGTGGCTTTTTCCAGACCGAACTCGGGGTCGAAGCGACCGATCTTGATCGACAGCGGCTTGAAGCCGTTGTAAGCCAGCGAGGCTTCGTCGAAGTAACCGTCCTCGGCACGGTTGTCACCGCCGGAGTTCTTGGAGAAGTCGTAGTTGACCTGATAAGCCCAGTCGCTATACAGAACGCCGCCGATTTCCAGGAAAGCGCGACGGAAGTAACCGGCGTCAGCCTTGTTGCCGTTCACGGTGTAGAAACCGTCGAAGGAGCTGTAGTCAGCCTGTACGCGACCGCCGATCTTGAAGCTGAATTCCTTGTCGGTGGTAGCGACTTCCAGGCCGCCTTTGGTTTTAACTACGATGTCAGCGCCGTCGGTGGTGACGGTGCCGGCGAAAGCCTGGGCGGAAACGGCCAGAGCCAGGGCGCTGGCTGCGAAACCGGCGAAGTGCTTACGGATCATCGAGAATTCCCCTAATTGAACTTAAGTGCTGAAAAACACCCGAGCTGTGGGCTCGTTCGTGCTGGGGGAATCTTCGCGGCGGCTTATTTCAGCGCCGTTGCTGATATATAAATATTTGATGACAAGGGAACTTTTTACTTCCTTTGAATATAAAGCTTGACAAGCCTCACCCCGGCCAAGTAACTGACCAGGCTGTATGGGCCGTTCTAGAGGGGTTCAGGCACAGCGACGGGCAGCACCTTGCATGCTGCCCGGGAGGCGATCAGCGCTTGCGCAGGATCACGCTGCCGATGGAATAGCCGGCGCCAAAGGAGCTGAGCACACCAATCGAACCGGCCGGCAGATCATCCTGATTCTTGTGCAGAGCGATCACCGAACCCGCCGAACTGGTGTTGGCGTAGGTGTCCAGGATCACCGGCGCTTCCTGTGGTTCAGGGTCGCGACCGAGCAGTTTGCGGGCGATCAACTGGTTCATGTTGAGGTTGGCCTGGTGCAGCCAGAAACGTTTCACGTCCGCCACGTCCAGCTGGTTTTCCTGCAGATGCGCCGCGATCAGTTCGGCCACCATCGGGCAGACTTCCTTGAACACCTTGCGCCCCTCCTGCACGAACAGCTTGTCGCCGGCAGCCTGGCTGCCATCCTGCGCGGCACGATTGAGGAAGCCGAAGTTGTTGCGGATATTGTTGGAGAACTGGGTCAGCAGCTTGGTGCCGACCACCTCGAACTGGTACTCGGACGTCGCCAGATCGGCTCGCTCGATGATCACTGCGGTAGCTGCATCACCGAAGATGAAATGGCTGTCACGGTCGCGGAAATTCAGGTGGCCAGTACAGATTTCCGGGTTGACCATCAGGATCGCCCGCGCCTGCCCCAGCTGCACGCTGTTGACCGCCGCCTGAATGCCGAAGGTGGCCGAGGAACAGGCGACGTTCATGTCGTAACCGAAGCCCTGGATGCCCAGCGCCGCCTGCACTTCGATGGCCACCGCCGGATAGGCGCGCTGCAGGTTGGAGCAGGCGACGATCACCCCATCGATGTCTGCGACGGTCTTACCGGCACGGGCCAGCGCCTGCTCGGCAGCCGCCACGGCCATCTCGCAGAGAATGCCCCACTGCTCGTTATCGCGCTCGGCGATGTACGGCACCATGCGTTGCGGGTCGAGGATGCCCTGCTTGTCGATCACGAAGCGGCTCTTGATACCCGAGGCCTTTTCGATGAAGGCGCTGTTCGACTCGCTGAGCGCCTCGATTTCACCCCGCTCGATGGCCTCGGCGTTCTCGCTGTTGAACTGCTGCACGTAGGCATTGAAGGACGCCACCAACTCGTCGTTGGAAATGCTGTTGGCCGGTGTGTACAGGCCTGTGCCGCTGATGACGACGTTATGCACGCTGTTTCCTCTTGTTCGGGGCTGTTGCCGGTCAGGCCGTGGCAGGCAGCCGACGGCACCGGTGCACGGGCGGGCGACACACGCCACCTCATAACCCGTAATCACTGGCGCTCAAGTGTGCCACAGGCTCAGCGGTCGCGCCCATTGGGCAGACAAACTGACGGGCGCATCGCCGCTATCGATCGTCGCGCGTCTGCTCCAGCAGCCAGGTACGCACTACCGCGAACGGTGCCTGCTGGCGTATTCGCCGTGGGCTGAGCAGATAGAACCCGCGCTCGTCCTGCAGGGTGGCGTCGAACGGGTCGATCAGTCGACCGGCCTGAATGTCCCGCGCGACGAAGAAGCGATTGGCCAGGGCAATGCCCTGCCCGGCAATGGCTGCCTCGATGGCCAGCGAAGTCTGATTGAAGCGCACGCTCCTGGCGGTGGCCTGTGGCGCCTCGGGGAACAGCAGATCGAGAAAGCGTGGCCAGAGGTTGTGCGCATCATGCAGCAAGGAATAGCGCGCTAATCCCTGCAGATCGCTCGGTGGTCCGAAGCGCTCGAGCAGCCCCGGGCTCATCACCGCGACGATCGCCTGCTCGAGCAGCAATTCAGCCTGTAGCCCGGG encodes:
- a CDS encoding GNAT family N-acetyltransferase gives rise to the protein MPVYSLHALNELDAATWDGLLSGPQPFLRHAFLASLEDSGSVGGRSGWQAAHQVLLGADGKPLAALPAYVKYHSSGEYVFDHGWADACRRAGIAYYPKLLGAIPFSPVTGQRLLGTAESAGQLLDAVTASLQEQGLSSLHVNFTDTAGDEVLQGRDGWLQRLGCQFHWHNRGYRDFQDFLDTLSSRKRKQMRKEREQVAGQGIHFEWCEGQQLSEAQWDFVYHCYANTYHVRGQAPYLTRAFFSLLAERMPEAIRVVLACRGAQPVAMAFSLLGGDSVYGRYWGCLAEFDRLHFETCFYQGMEQAIELGLQRFDAGAQGEHKLIRGFEPVITHSWHYLVHDGLRDAVAGFLQEEREGVLAYAEQAREMLPYRQV
- a CDS encoding OprO/OprP family phosphate-selective porin, with the protein product MIRKHFAGFAASALALAVSAQAFAGTVTTDGADIVVKTKGGLEVATTDKEFSFKIGGRVQADYSSFDGFYTVNGNKADAGYFRRAFLEIGGVLYSDWAYQVNYDFSKNSGGDNRAEDGYFDEASLAYNGFKPLSIKIGRFDPEFGLEKATSSKWVTAPERTAAYELADWANSHNGGLGIQVSGTAGDSIYGSAGLFAKDATNADEDGDSTKQFNLRGVFAPLHEAGNVLHLGFNFAQRDLSDTAFDGRIRSRLGMRGVSTDGGQDAGTNGNRLLLGGANNLPAGSYDTDRALGLEAAWAMGPLSIQGEYITRKMKADAANREDIKAKGYYGQVAYTLTGEARAYKLGKFDSIKPANKSIGAWELFYRYDHIAVEDDTVGIDPTDDVTGKVHNLGVNWYANEAVKVSATYVKAKADNQVNSVAANDDSGDGIVLRAQYAF
- a CDS encoding beta-ketoacyl-ACP synthase III, yielding MHNVVISGTGLYTPANSISNDELVASFNAYVQQFNSENAEAIERGEIEALSESNSAFIEKASGIKSRFVIDKQGILDPQRMVPYIAERDNEQWGILCEMAVAAAEQALARAGKTVADIDGVIVACSNLQRAYPAVAIEVQAALGIQGFGYDMNVACSSATFGIQAAVNSVQLGQARAILMVNPEICTGHLNFRDRDSHFIFGDAATAVIIERADLATSEYQFEVVGTKLLTQFSNNIRNNFGFLNRAAQDGSQAAGDKLFVQEGRKVFKEVCPMVAELIAAHLQENQLDVADVKRFWLHQANLNMNQLIARKLLGRDPEPQEAPVILDTYANTSSAGSVIALHKNQDDLPAGSIGVLSSFGAGYSIGSVILRKR